In one window of Polaromonas naphthalenivorans CJ2 DNA:
- a CDS encoding tripartite tricarboxylate transporter TctB family protein — protein MNIKSQKDFFSGLMFMGVGVAFAWGATTYNVGNGARMGPGYFPLYLGVLMTILGAGITLTALVVETVGGDKIGKWAWKPLCLIILANLVFGALLAGLPYFGLPAMGLIVAIYALTFIASMAEAGWKVKNTFILATILAAGSYVAFVLALKLQFPVWPTFITG, from the coding sequence GTGAATATCAAGAGTCAAAAAGACTTTTTTTCCGGGCTCATGTTCATGGGCGTCGGGGTGGCGTTTGCCTGGGGGGCAACGACCTACAACGTGGGCAACGGCGCGCGCATGGGACCGGGCTATTTTCCGCTGTACCTGGGCGTTCTGATGACGATTCTGGGCGCGGGCATTACCCTGACGGCGCTGGTGGTCGAAACCGTGGGTGGCGACAAGATTGGCAAATGGGCCTGGAAGCCGCTGTGCCTGATTATTCTGGCCAACCTGGTGTTTGGTGCGCTGCTGGCTGGCCTGCCGTACTTTGGTCTTCCCGCCATGGGCCTGATCGTGGCCATTTACGCGCTGACGTTCATTGCCAGCATGGCCGAAGCCGGCTGGAAGGTGAAGAACACCTTCATCCTGGCCACGATCCTGGCGGCGGGCAGTTATGTCGCTTTCGTCCTGGCGCTCAAGCTGCAGTTCCCGGTATGGCCCACGTTCATCACCGGCTAA
- a CDS encoding quinone oxidoreductase family protein, whose translation MTSQAVRIDQHGGPEELKLVEVQVGEPGPGQIRIRHKAIGLNFIDVYQRSGLYPMSMPLQLGMEASGIVEAVGEGVTHLQPGDRAAYASQPPGSYCEVRVMPAKCVCRLPDAISFETGAAMMLKGLTAQYLLRRVQPQGGLLPGDFVLFHAAAGGVGLIACQWAKALGLQLIGTAGSDEKCALAKANGAAFVINYTTEDFVARVKEITGGQGVKVVYDSVGKDTFERSLDCLRPFGLMASFGNASGPVPPVAPGLLAAKGSLYLTRQTLFSHITTRETTQEMADDLFGMVTSGKIVIRIDQRFALADVAEAHRTLEARKTTGCTILTL comes from the coding sequence ATGACCTCCCAAGCCGTGCGCATTGACCAGCACGGCGGCCCCGAAGAACTCAAGCTGGTGGAGGTTCAGGTGGGTGAGCCCGGCCCGGGCCAGATCCGCATCCGCCACAAGGCCATCGGCCTGAACTTCATCGACGTGTACCAGCGCAGCGGCCTGTACCCGATGAGCATGCCGCTGCAGCTCGGCATGGAAGCGTCCGGCATTGTCGAGGCCGTGGGCGAGGGCGTCACGCACCTGCAGCCGGGCGACCGAGCCGCCTACGCCAGCCAGCCGCCGGGCAGTTACTGCGAAGTGCGCGTCATGCCCGCCAAGTGCGTCTGCAGGCTGCCCGATGCGATTTCGTTCGAGACCGGCGCGGCCATGATGCTCAAGGGCCTGACCGCGCAATACCTGCTGCGCCGCGTCCAGCCCCAGGGCGGCTTGCTGCCGGGCGACTTCGTGCTGTTTCACGCAGCGGCCGGCGGCGTCGGCCTGATTGCCTGCCAGTGGGCCAAAGCCCTGGGCCTGCAGCTGATCGGCACGGCCGGCTCTGACGAAAAATGCGCGCTGGCCAAGGCCAATGGCGCGGCTTTCGTCATCAACTACACCACCGAGGATTTCGTCGCGCGCGTTAAGGAAATCACCGGCGGCCAGGGCGTGAAGGTGGTCTATGACTCGGTCGGCAAGGACACCTTCGAGCGCTCGCTCGACTGCCTGCGCCCGTTCGGGCTGATGGCCAGCTTTGGCAACGCCTCCGGCCCGGTGCCCCCTGTGGCGCCCGGCCTCCTGGCGGCCAAGGGATCCCTCTACCTGACGCGCCAGACGCTGTTCAGCCACATCACCACGCGCGAAACCACGCAGGAGATGGCCGACGATTTGTTCGGCATGGTCACCAGCGGAAAGATCGTGATCCGCATCGATCAGCGTTTTGCGCTGGCCGATGTGGCCGAGGCGCACCGCACGCTGGAAGCGCGCAAGACCACGGGCTGCACCATCCTGACGCTGTAG
- a CDS encoding DMT family transporter, with product MSESSRPPAQAAQAQAAPKSIAAGLLLASCGAIAFSGKAIIVKLAYRHGVDAVTLIMYRMLFALPIFALMAWWASRGKAPLARKDWLGVLWLGFTGYYLASFLDFAGLAHISASLERLILYLNPTLVLLLGLVLYQRRIAMPHIVGMAISYSGVTLVFGHEITLQGRHAAWGALLVFGSAVSYALYLVYSGEMVRRLGSMRLVGLATTVACLCCLLQFALLRPLSAAAVAPEVIWLSVLNATLCTAVPVLMVMMAIERIGASLTAQTGMIGPLSTILMGVVILGEPFTAWVAAGTVLVIAGIFVFTRSAR from the coding sequence ATTTCTGAATCAAGCAGGCCTCCTGCGCAAGCAGCACAAGCACAAGCAGCTCCTAAAAGCATAGCGGCTGGCCTGCTGCTGGCCAGTTGCGGCGCGATTGCCTTCAGCGGCAAGGCGATCATCGTCAAGCTGGCGTACCGGCATGGCGTGGATGCGGTCACGCTGATCATGTACCGCATGCTGTTTGCGTTGCCGATTTTTGCGCTCATGGCCTGGTGGGCCAGCCGGGGCAAGGCGCCGCTTGCGCGCAAGGACTGGCTGGGCGTGCTCTGGCTCGGCTTTACCGGCTACTACCTGGCCAGTTTCCTGGACTTTGCCGGCCTGGCGCACATCAGCGCCTCGCTGGAGCGGCTGATTTTGTACCTCAACCCGACGCTGGTGCTGCTGCTCGGCCTGGTGCTGTACCAGCGCCGCATTGCCATGCCGCACATCGTCGGCATGGCCATCAGCTACTCGGGCGTGACGCTGGTGTTCGGCCATGAGATCACGCTGCAGGGCCGCCATGCCGCCTGGGGTGCGCTGCTGGTGTTCGGCAGCGCCGTCAGCTATGCGCTGTACCTGGTGTACAGCGGCGAGATGGTCAGGCGTCTGGGCTCGATGCGGCTGGTTGGTCTGGCCACCACGGTGGCCTGCCTGTGCTGCCTGCTGCAGTTCGCGCTGCTGCGCCCGCTGAGCGCCGCTGCCGTCGCGCCGGAGGTGATCTGGCTGTCGGTCCTGAATGCCACGCTATGCACCGCCGTGCCGGTGCTGATGGTGATGATGGCGATTGAACGCATAGGCGCCAGCCTGACCGCGCAGACCGGCATGATCGGCCCGCTGTCCACCATCCTGATGGGCGTGGTGATCCTGGGCGAGCCCTTCACCGCCTGGGTGGCCGCCGGCACGGTGCTGGTGATTGCCGGGATTTTTGTGTTCACGCGCTCGGCCCGCTAG
- a CDS encoding Na/Pi cotransporter family protein: MKHLLNLLAAIALLVWGTHLVRTGILRVFGANLRYVLARSISNRFTAALSGVGVTALVQSSTATSLIVSSFVGQGLVALPLALAVMLGADIGTSLMAVVFSFDLSWLSPLCIFVGVVLFISRPETNAGRFGRTLIGLGLMLMALKLVSASTQVLTQAPAVKALLESLGSDLLLEITVGAFLSVVSYSSLAVVLLTATLVSTSVIPSDVALGLVLGANLGSGLLAVITTARSAIEVRQVPLGNLLFKALGIVVAAPFVSLWLRHVRPYLGEPATVVVMFHLTFNVLVGLVFIGWTQVIARWVEKLLPKPEKNNASGRQHHLDPSALATPSLAISCAAREALHQADVVETMLGGMLEVIRKDDLRLAESLCKMDDTVDELYSSIKYYLTKISRESLDEEESRRWTDIISFTINMEQIGDIIERVLIDIEDKKIKPGRHFSEAGMAEITELHERLRDNLRLGMSVFLNGNVRDAQKLLEEKARFRDLEHTYARTHLGRLSANTLQSQETSSLHIDLISELKRINSHICSIAYPILDSAGALAPNRLRSPALAEKT; the protein is encoded by the coding sequence ATGAAGCATTTGTTAAATCTATTGGCGGCCATTGCGCTGCTGGTCTGGGGAACCCACCTGGTTCGCACCGGCATCCTGCGGGTTTTTGGCGCCAACCTGCGCTACGTTCTTGCGCGCAGCATCAGCAACCGTTTCACCGCAGCCCTCTCGGGCGTTGGCGTCACCGCGCTGGTGCAGTCCAGCACCGCCACGTCGCTGATCGTTTCCTCCTTCGTCGGCCAGGGTCTGGTGGCGCTGCCGCTGGCGCTGGCCGTCATGCTGGGCGCGGACATCGGCACCAGCCTGATGGCGGTGGTGTTTTCGTTTGACTTGTCCTGGCTGTCGCCGCTGTGCATTTTCGTCGGCGTGGTGCTGTTCATCTCCCGGCCGGAAACCAATGCCGGCCGCTTTGGCCGCACGCTCATTGGCCTGGGCCTGATGCTGATGGCGCTGAAACTGGTCAGCGCGTCCACCCAGGTATTGACCCAGGCGCCTGCCGTGAAAGCCCTGCTGGAGTCCCTGGGCAGCGACCTGCTGCTTGAAATCACCGTGGGCGCCTTTCTGTCGGTGGTGTCGTATTCCAGCCTGGCGGTGGTGCTGCTGACCGCCACGCTGGTCAGCACCAGCGTGATTCCGAGCGATGTCGCCCTGGGCCTGGTGCTGGGCGCCAATCTGGGCAGCGGCCTGCTGGCCGTGATCACCACGGCGCGCTCGGCCATCGAGGTGCGGCAGGTGCCGCTGGGCAACCTGCTGTTCAAGGCGCTGGGGATTGTCGTGGCCGCGCCCTTCGTCAGCCTGTGGCTGCGCCATGTCCGCCCGTATCTGGGCGAGCCGGCCACGGTGGTCGTGATGTTTCACCTGACCTTCAATGTGCTGGTGGGCCTGGTGTTCATCGGCTGGACGCAGGTGATTGCACGCTGGGTCGAAAAGCTGCTGCCCAAGCCCGAAAAAAACAACGCCAGCGGCCGGCAGCACCATCTGGACCCGTCGGCGCTGGCGACGCCTTCGCTGGCCATTTCATGCGCGGCGCGCGAAGCGCTGCACCAGGCGGACGTGGTCGAAACCATGCTGGGCGGCATGCTTGAAGTCATCCGGAAAGACGACCTGCGGCTGGCCGAAAGCCTATGCAAGATGGACGACACGGTCGATGAACTTTATTCGTCGATCAAGTACTACCTCACGAAGATTTCCCGCGAGTCGCTGGACGAGGAAGAAAGCCGCCGCTGGACCGACATCATCAGCTTCACCATCAACATGGAGCAGATTGGCGACATCATCGAGCGCGTGCTGATCGACATCGAGGACAAGAAGATCAAGCCCGGCCGTCATTTTTCCGAAGCCGGCATGGCCGAAATCACCGAACTGCATGAACGCCTGCGGGACAACCTGCGACTGGGCATGAGCGTGTTCCTGAACGGCAATGTGCGCGATGCCCAGAAGCTGCTCGAAGAAAAAGCCCGCTTTCGCGACCTTGAGCACACCTACGCCCGCACGCACCTGGGCCGGCTGTCGGCCAACACGCTGCAAAGCCAGGAAACCAGTTCGCTGCACATCGACCTGATCAGCGAACTCAAGCGCATCAACTCGCACATCTGCTCGATTGCCTACCCGATCCTGGACTCGGCCGGCGCGCTGGCGCCCAACCGCCTGCGCTCGCCCGCGCTGGCCGAAAAAACCTGA
- a CDS encoding spermine/spermidine synthase domain-containing protein yields MAKKDNATPPSNLPEVNFSDYGDVRFLHLGTEWVQGSMLRDAPYDIELEYVQRMMAGLLFLDAETVAKKHAMQLGLGSAALTKFCYKKLRMKTTAIEINPQVVSACRIWFKLPRDDARLHVIEADAADEIKKTAHHGTVDLLHVDLYDHEAAAPVLDDADFYANCRDLLTEDGIMTVNLFGRDSSFEESLTRMAEAFGPESIWAFRPTREGNTVVMAQFEPTRPERAELLQRAGVIESRWDLPAKKWLRLFKPVV; encoded by the coding sequence ATGGCAAAAAAAGACAACGCGACCCCTCCTTCGAACCTGCCCGAAGTCAACTTTTCGGATTACGGCGATGTGCGCTTCCTGCACCTGGGCACCGAGTGGGTGCAGGGCTCGATGCTGCGCGACGCGCCCTACGACATCGAACTGGAGTATGTGCAGCGCATGATGGCCGGCCTCTTGTTCCTCGACGCCGAAACGGTCGCCAAGAAGCACGCCATGCAGCTCGGGCTCGGGTCGGCCGCGCTGACCAAGTTCTGCTACAAGAAGCTGCGCATGAAAACCACCGCCATCGAGATCAACCCGCAGGTCGTCAGCGCCTGCCGGATCTGGTTCAAGCTGCCGCGCGATGACGCCAGGCTGCATGTCATCGAGGCCGATGCCGCCGATGAAATCAAAAAAACCGCGCACCACGGCACGGTCGATCTGCTGCATGTGGACCTGTACGACCATGAAGCGGCCGCGCCGGTGCTCGACGACGCCGATTTTTATGCCAACTGCCGCGACCTGCTGACCGAGGACGGCATCATGACGGTCAACCTGTTCGGCCGGGATTCGAGCTTCGAGGAGTCGCTGACCAGGATGGCCGAGGCCTTTGGCCCGGAGTCGATCTGGGCCTTCAGGCCGACGCGCGAAGGCAACACGGTGGTCATGGCCCAGTTCGAGCCGACGCGGCCGGAGCGCGCCGAGCTGCTCCAGCGCGCTGGCGTGATCGAATCGCGCTGGGACTTGCCGGCCAAAAAGTGGCTGCGGCTTTTCAAGCCGGTGGTGTAA
- a CDS encoding SDR family oxidoreductase, whose product MDLGIAGKWALVCGASKGLGFGCAQALVREGVHVLIVARGVEVLQAAASKLIADGARPASANVQFVAADITTAEGRAAVFAVRRDFDIVVTNAGGPPPGDFRDWERGDWIKAVDANMLTPIELIKATVDGMAARGFGRIVNITSSSVKSPIDILGLSNGARSGLTGFVAGVARTKLAAQGVTINNLLPGKFDTDRIATTVRASAEKSGKSIEEIRRAQQAQIPAGRYGTPEEFGAICAFLCSAQAAYMTGQNVLADGGAYPGTF is encoded by the coding sequence ATGGATCTGGGCATTGCCGGTAAATGGGCGCTGGTGTGCGGCGCCAGCAAGGGGCTGGGCTTTGGCTGCGCGCAGGCGCTGGTGCGCGAAGGCGTGCATGTGCTCATCGTGGCGCGCGGCGTTGAAGTGCTGCAGGCCGCTGCTAGTAAACTAATAGCTGACGGCGCCCGTCCAGCAAGCGCAAACGTGCAATTTGTTGCCGCAGACATCACCACCGCTGAAGGCCGGGCCGCCGTTTTTGCCGTGCGCAGGGATTTCGACATCGTGGTGACCAACGCGGGCGGCCCGCCGCCGGGCGACTTTCGCGACTGGGAGCGCGGCGACTGGATCAAGGCCGTCGATGCCAACATGCTCACGCCGATAGAACTGATCAAGGCCACGGTCGATGGCATGGCCGCGCGCGGTTTTGGCCGCATCGTCAACATCACCTCCAGCTCGGTCAAGTCGCCGATTGACATCCTGGGCCTGTCCAACGGCGCGCGCAGCGGCCTGACCGGCTTTGTCGCCGGCGTGGCGCGCACCAAACTTGCGGCGCAAGGCGTCACCATCAACAACCTGCTGCCCGGCAAGTTCGACACCGACCGCATCGCCACCACGGTGCGCGCCAGCGCTGAAAAATCTGGCAAGAGCATCGAGGAGATCCGCCGCGCGCAACAGGCGCAAATCCCCGCCGGCCGCTACGGAACGCCCGAAGAGTTTGGCGCCATCTGCGCTTTCCTGTGCAGCGCGCAGGCCGCCTACATGACCGGCCAGAACGTGCTCGCCGACGGCGGAGCCTATCCGGGGACGTTTTGA
- the lspA gene encoding signal peptidase II, with protein sequence MLPWLGLALLLLMADQFTKVLILGYYRLGDATYITSFFNVVRVHNTGAAFSFLASESGWQRWFFTGIGALAAVFIIWMLKSHPGQKLFSLAMACILGGAIGNVIDRTLHGYVVDFLDFHYGNWHFPAFNIADSAITIGAICLILDEVLRVRRSR encoded by the coding sequence ATGCTGCCCTGGCTCGGGCTGGCCTTGCTTCTGCTGATGGCCGACCAGTTCACCAAAGTGCTGATCCTGGGCTACTACCGGCTGGGCGACGCGACTTACATCACCAGCTTTTTCAACGTGGTCCGGGTCCACAACACCGGCGCGGCTTTTTCATTCCTGGCGTCGGAATCGGGCTGGCAGCGCTGGTTTTTTACCGGCATCGGCGCGCTGGCGGCCGTGTTCATCATCTGGATGCTGAAGTCGCATCCGGGGCAAAAGCTGTTTTCGCTGGCCATGGCCTGCATCCTGGGCGGTGCCATCGGCAACGTCATTGACCGCACGCTGCACGGCTACGTGGTGGATTTTCTGGACTTCCACTACGGCAACTGGCACTTTCCGGCTTTCAACATTGCCGACAGCGCCATCACCATCGGCGCCATCTGCCTGATCCTGGATGAAGTGCTGCGGGTACGGCGCAGCCGATAG
- a CDS encoding tripartite tricarboxylate transporter permease: MELFEHLSLGFGVAFTPINLLYCLVGCILGTLIGVLPGIGPVATIAMLLPATYALPPVSALIMLAGIYYGAQYGGSTTAILVNLPGESSSVVTCIDGYQMARKGRAGPALAAAGLGSFFAGCVGTLILAAFAPPLTELAFKFGPAEYFALMTLGLIGAVVLASGSLLKAIAMIVMGLLLGLVGTDVNSGVARFSFDIPELTDGIGFVVIAMGVFGYGEIISNLAQPEHEREVFTAGVSGLFPTKQDFKDMTPAVLRGTFLGSALGILPGGGALLAAFAAYALEKKMKMKPGEVRFGQGNIRGVAAPESANNAGSQTSFIPLLTLGIPPNAVMALMVGAMTIHNIQPGPQVMTSNPELFWGLIASMWIGNAMLVILNLPLIGIWIKLLTVPYRYLFPAIVLFCAIGVYSTNNNTWDVWMVGLFGIIGYSFVKLGCEPAPLLLGFILGPMMEENLRRALLLSRGDWSVFVTRPLSAGLLAAAVLMIIIVMLPAVKNKREEAFVEE; encoded by the coding sequence ATGGAATTGTTCGAACACTTGTCGCTGGGTTTCGGCGTGGCCTTCACGCCGATCAACCTGCTGTACTGCCTGGTCGGCTGTATTCTGGGAACGCTGATCGGCGTGCTGCCCGGCATCGGCCCGGTCGCCACCATCGCCATGCTGCTGCCCGCCACCTACGCGCTGCCTCCGGTGTCGGCCCTGATCATGCTGGCCGGCATTTACTACGGAGCGCAATACGGCGGCTCGACCACCGCTATTTTGGTGAACCTGCCCGGAGAGTCGTCCTCGGTCGTCACCTGCATTGACGGCTACCAGATGGCCAGGAAAGGGCGAGCGGGGCCGGCACTGGCTGCCGCCGGCCTGGGCTCGTTCTTCGCCGGCTGCGTTGGCACGCTGATCCTGGCGGCGTTTGCGCCTCCGCTGACCGAACTGGCCTTCAAGTTCGGCCCGGCCGAATACTTTGCGCTGATGACCCTGGGCCTGATCGGCGCCGTGGTGCTGGCTTCGGGCTCCTTGCTCAAGGCGATTGCGATGATCGTGATGGGCTTGCTGCTCGGCTTGGTCGGTACCGACGTGAACTCGGGCGTGGCGCGCTTCAGCTTTGACATTCCCGAACTGACCGACGGCATCGGCTTCGTGGTAATTGCCATGGGCGTGTTCGGCTACGGCGAGATCATCAGCAACCTGGCCCAGCCCGAGCATGAACGCGAAGTGTTCACCGCCGGCGTGTCGGGCCTGTTCCCCACCAAGCAGGATTTCAAGGACATGACGCCGGCCGTGCTGCGCGGCACTTTCCTGGGCTCTGCGCTGGGCATCCTGCCTGGCGGCGGTGCCTTGCTGGCGGCTTTTGCAGCTTACGCGCTGGAAAAGAAAATGAAGATGAAACCGGGCGAAGTGCGATTCGGCCAGGGCAACATCCGCGGTGTGGCGGCGCCTGAGTCGGCCAACAATGCCGGATCGCAAACCTCGTTCATTCCGCTGCTGACGCTGGGCATTCCGCCCAACGCCGTGATGGCCCTGATGGTGGGCGCCATGACGATTCACAACATCCAGCCCGGCCCGCAGGTCATGACCAGCAACCCCGAACTGTTCTGGGGCCTGATCGCCTCGATGTGGATCGGCAATGCGATGCTGGTGATTTTGAACCTGCCGCTGATCGGCATCTGGATCAAGCTGCTGACCGTGCCTTACCGCTACCTGTTCCCGGCCATCGTGCTGTTCTGCGCCATTGGCGTGTACTCGACCAACAACAACACCTGGGACGTCTGGATGGTGGGCCTGTTCGGCATCATTGGCTACAGCTTCGTCAAGCTGGGCTGTGAACCGGCGCCGCTGCTGCTCGGCTTCATCCTGGGGCCAATGATGGAAGAAAACCTGCGCCGGGCGCTGCTGCTGTCGCGCGGCGACTGGAGCGTGTTCGTGACCCGTCCGCTGTCCGCCGGCCTGCTGGCTGCCGCAGTGCTGATGATCATCATCGTGATGCTGCCTGCGGTGAAGAACAAGCGCGAAGAAGCCTTCGTCGAAGAGTGA
- a CDS encoding DMT family transporter — protein MNQRLTPATALLLTLPPLLWAGNAVVGRVVHELIPPMTLNFLRWVLAFVILLPLAWRVLRPDSAMWSHWKRFSLLGLFGIGCYNALQYLALQTSTPLNVTLVASSIPVWMLMVGALFFGRPVSRRQVAGALLSIAGVLVVLSRGRWELLVQVRLVPGDLYVLLATLAWAFYSWLLSQPKEPPELRRDWAAFLMAQIVFGLGWSGLFAGGEWALADQHISWGWPLATALLYIAVGPAVMAYRCWGMGVQRVGPAIAGFFSNLTPLFAALLSAAFLGELPHLYHALAFGLIVGGIVVSSRR, from the coding sequence ATGAATCAACGCCTGACCCCTGCCACCGCCCTGCTGCTGACGCTGCCTCCTCTGCTCTGGGCCGGCAATGCGGTGGTCGGCCGCGTCGTGCACGAGCTGATTCCGCCGATGACGCTGAACTTTTTGCGCTGGGTGCTGGCGTTTGTCATTCTCTTGCCGCTGGCCTGGCGGGTGCTTCGCCCGGACAGCGCCATGTGGAGCCACTGGAAGCGCTTTTCGCTGCTCGGCCTGTTCGGCATCGGCTGCTACAACGCGCTGCAATACCTGGCGCTGCAGACCTCGACGCCGCTCAATGTGACGCTGGTGGCGTCCAGCATTCCGGTCTGGATGCTGATGGTGGGCGCTTTGTTCTTCGGCAGGCCGGTGTCGCGCCGGCAGGTGGCCGGCGCGCTGCTGTCGATTGCCGGCGTGCTGGTGGTGCTGTCGCGCGGCCGCTGGGAGCTGCTGGTGCAGGTGCGGCTGGTGCCGGGCGATCTGTATGTCCTGCTGGCCACGCTGGCCTGGGCGTTTTACAGCTGGCTGCTGTCGCAACCCAAGGAGCCGCCGGAACTTCGCCGCGACTGGGCGGCATTTTTGATGGCGCAGATTGTCTTTGGCCTGGGCTGGTCGGGCCTGTTTGCCGGCGGCGAGTGGGCGCTGGCCGATCAGCACATCAGCTGGGGCTGGCCGCTGGCCACGGCATTGCTGTACATCGCCGTCGGCCCGGCGGTGATGGCGTATCGCTGCTGGGGCATGGGCGTGCAGCGCGTCGGCCCGGCGATTGCGGGCTTTTTCTCGAACCTGACGCCGCTGTTTGCCGCGCTGCTGTCGGCGGCCTTTCTGGGCGAGTTGCCGCATCTCTACCACGCGCTGGCGTTTGGCCTGATCGTGGGCGGCATCGTGGTGTCGTCGCGGCGCTGA
- a CDS encoding GspE/PulE family protein — MSAVMPPKPPLNSPAHRRHAGPLDWRKLVEWLGEDGIISAVDAQRTIARCAQVQSAQHPIVRLASIGMTRVADGKPLDVETISQWLAGCAGLQYLRIDPLKVDVGKVADSMSAVYAERHKVLPVQVTAHELVIATSDPFVTDWVPEVERQSKRSVRLVVANPLEISKFTAEFFALAKSVKAALKSSGGSSTASFEQLVELNKSNRQLDANDQGVVQVVDWLWQYAFDQRASDIHLEPRREQGVIRFRIDGILHPVYQLPMGVHNAMTARIKLLGRMDVVEKRRPQDGRIKTRNPRGDEVEMRLSTLPTAFGEKMVMRIFDPDTTVKNLDALGFSRHDAERWEQLVKRPHGIVLVTGPTGSGKTTTLYSTLKRLATEEVNINTIEDPIEMIEPAFNQTQVQPMLNFGFPEGLRSLMRQDPDIIMVGEIRDLQTAEMAVQAALTGHLVFSTLHTNDAPSAVSRLMELGVPNYLINATLLGVLAQRLVRTLCGSCRQPDENARRETLAELVKPWQITGSYRPYKPVGCVDCRMTGFRGRMGLYELLTVTEAFKEKVSKEPNMDALRRQAISEGMRPLRLAGALKVAEGLTTLEEILATTPPLS, encoded by the coding sequence ATGAGCGCCGTCATGCCCCCCAAACCACCCCTGAATTCTCCCGCTCACAGGCGGCATGCCGGCCCGCTGGACTGGCGCAAGCTGGTCGAATGGCTGGGGGAAGACGGCATCATCAGCGCCGTTGACGCGCAACGCACCATTGCCCGCTGTGCGCAGGTGCAAAGCGCCCAGCACCCCATCGTCAGGCTGGCGAGCATCGGCATGACGCGCGTGGCCGACGGCAAGCCGCTGGATGTGGAAACCATCAGCCAGTGGCTGGCCGGCTGCGCGGGCCTGCAGTATTTGCGCATCGACCCGCTCAAGGTCGATGTGGGCAAGGTGGCCGATTCCATGTCGGCCGTGTATGCCGAGCGCCACAAGGTGCTGCCGGTGCAGGTCACGGCGCACGAGCTGGTGATTGCCACGTCCGACCCGTTCGTCACCGACTGGGTGCCCGAGGTCGAGCGCCAGTCCAAGCGCAGCGTGCGCCTGGTGGTGGCCAATCCGCTGGAGATCAGCAAGTTCACGGCCGAGTTTTTCGCGCTCGCCAAATCGGTCAAGGCCGCGCTCAAGTCGAGCGGCGGCTCCAGCACGGCCAGCTTCGAGCAGCTGGTGGAGCTGAACAAGAGCAACCGGCAGCTCGACGCCAACGACCAGGGCGTGGTGCAGGTGGTGGACTGGCTCTGGCAGTACGCCTTTGACCAGCGCGCCAGCGACATCCACCTGGAGCCTAGGCGCGAGCAGGGCGTGATCCGCTTTCGCATCGACGGCATCCTGCATCCGGTGTACCAGCTGCCCATGGGCGTTCACAACGCCATGACGGCGCGCATCAAGCTGCTGGGGCGCATGGACGTGGTGGAAAAGCGCCGGCCGCAGGATGGCCGCATCAAGACGCGCAACCCGCGCGGCGACGAGGTGGAAATGCGCCTGTCCACGCTGCCCACGGCCTTTGGCGAAAAGATGGTGATGCGCATTTTCGACCCCGACACCACCGTCAAGAACCTCGATGCGCTGGGGTTTTCACGGCACGACGCCGAGCGCTGGGAGCAGCTCGTCAAGCGCCCGCACGGCATCGTGCTGGTGACCGGCCCGACCGGCTCGGGCAAGACCACCACGCTGTATTCGACGCTGAAACGACTGGCGACCGAAGAGGTCAACATCAACACGATTGAAGACCCGATTGAGATGATCGAGCCGGCCTTCAACCAGACGCAGGTCCAGCCGATGCTGAACTTCGGCTTTCCCGAAGGCCTGCGCTCCTTGATGCGGCAGGACCCGGACATCATCATGGTGGGCGAAATCCGCGATTTGCAGACCGCCGAAATGGCCGTGCAGGCCGCGCTCACCGGCCACCTGGTGTTCAGCACGCTGCACACCAACGACGCGCCCTCGGCGGTCTCGCGGCTGATGGAGCTGGGCGTGCCGAACTACCTGATCAACGCGACCCTGCTCGGCGTGCTGGCGCAGCGGCTGGTGCGCACCCTGTGCGGCAGCTGCCGCCAGCCGGATGAAAACGCCAGGCGCGAAACGCTGGCCGAGCTGGTCAAGCCCTGGCAGATCACCGGCAGTTACCGGCCTTACAAGCCGGTGGGCTGCGTCGATTGCCGCATGACCGGTTTTCGGGGACGGATGGGGCTGTATGAATTGCTGACGGTGACCGAAGCCTTCAAGGAGAAGGTTTCAAAAGAGCCCAACATGGACGCGCTGCGCCGCCAGGCCATCAGCGAAGGCATGCGTCCGCTGCGGCTGGCCGGAGCCTTGAAAGTAGCTGAAGGCTTGACCACGCTGGAAGAAATCCTGGCCACCACGCCGCCCTTGTCCTGA